The following are encoded together in the Arcticibacterium luteifluviistationis genome:
- a CDS encoding HopJ type III effector protein, translating to MIEKIKSKPESVQFKEVIDFIDTNYTFTPAAFKNGETQNEAGQNNGSCKVFAFGLLNQLSKDETLACFGEYYRKDVLGNPEATDHQNIRNFMKSGWEGVKFEVESLKAKV from the coding sequence GTGATAGAAAAAATAAAAAGCAAGCCCGAAAGCGTTCAGTTTAAAGAAGTAATTGATTTCATAGACACCAACTATACCTTTACTCCTGCTGCTTTCAAAAACGGTGAAACCCAAAACGAAGCTGGTCAAAACAATGGTTCTTGCAAAGTGTTTGCTTTCGGTCTATTAAACCAATTAAGTAAAGATGAAACATTAGCCTGCTTTGGCGAGTACTACCGTAAAGATGTTTTAGGAAATCCTGAAGCTACGGACCATCAAAACATTAGAAACTTCATGAAGTCTGGCTGGGAGGGTGTTAAGTTTGAAGTTGAGTCTTTGAAAGCTAAAGTCTAA
- a CDS encoding bestrophin family protein codes for MIISKKVSITRIISGTGRHFLFDLVTCVLTFFVFSRFQAFGIELPVLIPSVLGTALAFFIGFNNNQAYDRWWEARKIWGALVNDSRTWARQVLFFYKDKPEMSKVAIDRHIAFVYALKENLRDSNAKEYLKYLSEEDQAYIANESNKPNAILSIQTRELNEAYNNGEIDGFKFLELNKMLVNFCNEMGKSERISNTVFPTTYNYYTSIFIWVFIVTVTAVASQSVGILSIAVGTLIGYVFLTTHKIGQSLLNPFEEIPTGIPITQISRTIEINMLQTRKETVLPPVIESIDGEFIM; via the coding sequence ATGATAATTTCAAAAAAAGTAAGCATCACCAGAATCATTTCCGGCACCGGAAGACACTTTCTTTTTGACTTAGTCACCTGCGTACTTACCTTTTTTGTTTTTAGCCGTTTTCAAGCTTTTGGTATAGAATTACCCGTTTTGATTCCATCCGTATTGGGTACTGCATTGGCTTTCTTTATTGGTTTTAATAATAACCAAGCTTATGATAGATGGTGGGAAGCCAGAAAGATTTGGGGTGCTTTGGTTAATGACTCTCGTACTTGGGCTAGGCAAGTACTCTTCTTTTATAAAGACAAACCTGAAATGTCTAAAGTGGCTATTGACCGACATATAGCTTTTGTATATGCTTTAAAAGAAAATCTGCGTGATAGTAATGCTAAAGAATATTTGAAGTATTTAAGTGAAGAAGACCAAGCCTATATAGCTAACGAGTCCAACAAGCCTAATGCCATTTTATCCATCCAGACAAGGGAGCTTAATGAGGCTTACAATAATGGAGAAATTGACGGTTTTAAGTTTTTAGAACTTAATAAAATGTTGGTCAATTTTTGTAATGAAATGGGAAAATCAGAGCGAATTTCAAATACCGTTTTCCCTACTACTTATAATTACTACACCAGTATTTTCATTTGGGTTTTTATTGTCACGGTTACTGCTGTTGCTTCACAAAGTGTAGGCATACTGTCTATTGCTGTAGGTACATTAATAGGTTATGTATTTCTAACCACCCATAAAATTGGTCAGTCTTTGTTAAATCCTTTTGAAGAAATTCCAACTGGTATTCCTATCACACAAATAAGCAGAACCATTGAAATTAACATGCTGCAGACTCGCAAAGAGACTGTTCTTCCTCCAGTTATTGAGAGTATAGATGGCGAATTCATTATGTAG
- a CDS encoding HPP family protein, giving the protein MVKNKLKRGLRLSRYVIYKETLVDTREHLWSFLGAFIGIAIIAFLQSHFLTKDENIFLIGSFGASSVLIYGAIQSPLSQPRNLIGGHLISAALGVTVYKLFPDIIWLTAPLAVSLSIVLMQITKTLHPPGGATALIAVMGSEKVTELGYIYVLSPVLTGTLILFSIGLIFNNITPYRKYPTSRRFTNSIKKVFRGKLTKSILRRS; this is encoded by the coding sequence GTGGTAAAAAATAAACTTAAGCGTGGGCTTAGATTGTCTCGGTATGTCATCTACAAAGAGACCTTGGTTGACACAAGAGAGCATCTTTGGTCGTTTCTTGGAGCATTTATTGGCATTGCTATTATTGCCTTTTTGCAAAGCCACTTTTTAACAAAAGACGAAAACATCTTTTTAATTGGCTCTTTTGGAGCATCCAGTGTCCTTATTTATGGAGCCATCCAGAGCCCCTTATCTCAGCCAAGAAATTTAATTGGAGGTCATTTGATATCTGCAGCTCTTGGTGTAACGGTTTATAAGCTATTTCCTGATATCATTTGGCTTACGGCACCTTTAGCAGTTTCTCTGTCCATTGTGCTGATGCAAATAACCAAAACATTACATCCTCCTGGAGGTGCCACCGCCTTAATAGCGGTAATGGGTTCTGAAAAAGTAACAGAACTTGGTTATATTTATGTACTGTCTCCGGTACTAACTGGAACCTTAATCCTATTCTCCATTGGCCTTATTTTTAACAATATAACGCCTTATAGAAAATACCCAACCAGTAGAAGATTTACAAACTCTATAAAAAAGGTATTCAGAGGAAAACTAACAAAATCAATACTTCGTCGTTCCTAG
- a CDS encoding winged helix-turn-helix transcriptional regulator codes for MQEEIIEKKYTQAHECPITLFMEQIGGKWKPVIIWVLLLNEVMRFNELDKAIGGISQKMLSQQLKDLEKLDIVIRKVYPVIPPKVEYRLSEKGKSLEENLKMIMSWSNQNLK; via the coding sequence ATGCAAGAGGAAATAATTGAAAAAAAATACACGCAGGCACATGAATGCCCTATTACGCTTTTCATGGAGCAAATTGGTGGAAAGTGGAAACCAGTGATTATTTGGGTGCTCTTGCTAAATGAGGTGATGCGTTTTAACGAGTTAGACAAAGCCATAGGAGGCATAAGCCAAAAAATGCTATCTCAGCAGTTGAAAGATCTCGAAAAGCTGGATATTGTAATTAGAAAAGTATATCCAGTAATTCCTCCAAAGGTTGAATATCGCCTAAGTGAAAAGGGAAAATCTTTAGAAGAGAACTTGAAAATGATAATGTCGTGGAGTAATCAGAATTTGAAATAG
- a CDS encoding nuclear transport factor 2 family protein — MKKITICLLMLLPFVGFSQKKVNGTIYIEHPALGVVDAFTKALVKGDTTAMAKLMTDDFRAYNPVTSSRFDKGESKSNFLQTARVWFEGLNYFSIESAEGAYPDAFEYTKDPSDNNAVTVDSWDILKGVHKKTGVKADMYVHRSFTLTKANKIRRLANYINPEFGNEIRRGYSERKNGIIYNQHENINSLRLMMAAAEYLDTDKYYSFFDENATYTDINNPSEEPITIDELKENNKKFLEAFEIVQIEQIGYPDYMEYEMGGTGVLYSWWDFHVIRKSDKKEITVPFHYQHNVNKEGKIVHTIVYYNNALFK, encoded by the coding sequence ATGAAAAAAATAACAATATGCCTATTGATGCTATTGCCTTTTGTAGGCTTTAGCCAAAAAAAAGTAAACGGAACTATTTATATCGAGCACCCAGCACTAGGAGTAGTTGACGCTTTTACCAAAGCTTTAGTTAAAGGAGATACCACCGCCATGGCTAAACTCATGACAGATGACTTCAGGGCCTATAATCCAGTAACTTCTAGTCGTTTTGATAAAGGTGAAAGTAAATCAAATTTCCTACAAACCGCCAGGGTTTGGTTTGAAGGACTTAACTATTTTTCTATTGAATCTGCCGAAGGAGCCTATCCAGATGCCTTTGAATATACCAAAGACCCAAGTGACAATAATGCCGTAACTGTAGATAGCTGGGATATTCTAAAAGGAGTACATAAGAAAACAGGTGTTAAAGCTGATATGTACGTACATCGTTCATTTACGCTTACAAAAGCCAACAAGATTAGAAGGCTAGCTAATTATATTAACCCTGAATTTGGAAACGAAATTAGGAGAGGATATAGTGAAAGGAAAAACGGAATCATTTATAACCAGCATGAAAACATCAATTCTCTAAGGTTAATGATGGCAGCGGCTGAATATTTAGATACAGATAAGTATTATAGCTTCTTTGACGAAAACGCCACTTATACTGACATAAACAACCCTTCGGAGGAGCCAATTACGATTGATGAATTAAAAGAGAATAACAAGAAATTCCTAGAGGCTTTTGAGATAGTACAAATAGAGCAAATTGGTTACCCTGACTATATGGAATATGAAATGGGAGGTACTGGGGTATTATACTCTTGGTGGGATTTTCACGTAATAAGAAAATCTGATAAAAAGGAAATTACCGTTCCTTTTCACTATCAGCATAATGTAAATAAAGAAGGTAAAATAGTGCATACCATTGTTTACTACAATAATGCATTGTTCAAATAA
- a CDS encoding SDR family oxidoreductase, producing the protein MKKKIIVITGGTTGIGFACAEYLISEEYKVIITGKTKANLDIALSKLGNNATGFLSDTSSIVEIDELVLKIKTQFKQIDGLFVNAGIYKSANFLSTDEELFDQTMNVNFKGAFFTIQKLIPLLKNPSSIVLNTSVVVFKAFANTSVYTASKSALESLAQVLNVELANKGIRINMVSPGVTESPIQKKSGMTEEAISNLLKHFSSTSPIGRIVKPTDIAPIVEFLLSDKSLVLRNEKIIVDGGSTL; encoded by the coding sequence ATGAAAAAGAAAATAATAGTTATAACTGGTGGAACTACGGGAATCGGCTTTGCTTGTGCGGAATATTTAATTAGCGAAGAGTATAAGGTAATAATCACGGGAAAAACAAAGGCAAACCTAGACATAGCCTTATCAAAGCTTGGCAACAATGCTACTGGCTTTTTATCCGATACTTCAAGTATCGTTGAGATTGACGAATTAGTCCTAAAAATAAAAACTCAGTTTAAACAAATTGATGGACTTTTTGTGAATGCTGGAATTTATAAGTCGGCTAATTTTCTATCCACGGATGAAGAGCTCTTTGACCAGACCATGAATGTAAATTTCAAAGGAGCATTTTTCACCATTCAAAAGTTAATCCCTCTTCTGAAGAACCCGTCCAGTATTGTTTTAAACACCTCAGTCGTAGTTTTCAAAGCCTTTGCAAATACCAGCGTCTATACAGCCAGTAAGTCAGCTCTGGAAAGTTTAGCACAGGTTTTAAATGTAGAACTCGCCAATAAAGGAATTAGAATAAATATGGTGAGCCCAGGTGTGACAGAAAGTCCTATTCAAAAGAAATCAGGCATGACGGAGGAAGCTATTTCTAATTTGTTAAAACATTTCTCATCTACCTCACCTATTGGCCGTATTGTTAAACCTACTGACATAGCACCTATTGTAGAGTTTTTGTTATCTGACAAGTCGTTGGTTTTAAGAAACGAAAAGATTATTGTGGATGGTGGCAGTACGCTTTGA